The proteins below come from a single Dasypus novemcinctus isolate mDasNov1 chromosome 22, mDasNov1.1.hap2, whole genome shotgun sequence genomic window:
- the LOC101435573 gene encoding olfactory receptor 2W3-like, with translation MSNQSCQDQFILLGFSDRPRLEQILFVFVLIFYLVALMGNIIITLVSCLDPCLHTPMYFFLTNLSLLDICFTTSSIPQLLFNLGGPDKTISYTGCAIQLFVFLGLGTAECILLAAMAYDRFTAICKPLHYSVIMHPQLCWTLVSVAWGIGLINTLVMSPVVMQLPRCGRCRVKHFLCELPALIKIACVDTVAVESTVFILSVILVLVPLSLILTSYSYIALAVLRIKSAAGRRKAFNTCGSHLTVVSLFYGNIIYIYMQPGNNSSQDQGKFLTLFYSLVTPMLNPAIYTLRNKDVKGALKRLVSRKQSDSDFS, from the coding sequence ATGAGCAACCAGAGCTGCCAGGATCAGTTCATCTTATTGGGTTTCTCCGACAGACCCAGGCTAGAGCAGATCCTCTTTGTGTTTGTCCTCATCTTCTACCTGGTGGCCTTAATGGGCAACATCATCATTACCTTAGTCTCCTGCCTGGACCCCtgcctccacacacccatgtacttcttccttacCAACTTGTCCCTCTTAGACATCTGCTTCACCACTAGTTCCATCCCCCAGCTGCTTTTCAACTTGGGTGGCCCAGACAAGACCATCAGTTACACAGGTTGTGCCATCCAGCTCTTCGTTTTCCTGGGACTGGGCACCGCTGAATGTATCCTCTTGGCAGCCATGGCTTATGACCGCTTCACTGCCATCTGCAAGCCGCTCCACTATTCTGTCATCATGCACCCTCAGCTCTGTTGGACGTTGGTGTCTGTGGCCTGGGGGATTGGGCTCATCAACACCCTGGTTATGTCTCCAGTGGTCATGCAGCTGCCACGATGTGGGAGATGCAGGGTGAAGCACTTTTTATGTGAGTTGCCAGCACTGATAAAAATCGCCTGTGTGGACACGGTGGCCGTGGAGAGCACTGTCTTCATCTTATCCGTAATACTTGTCCTGGTGCCCCTGTCTCTCATCCTCACATCTTACAGCTACATTGCCCTAGCGGTGCTGAGAATCAAATCAGCTGCCGGAAGAAGGAAGGCTTTCAACACCTGCGGGTCCCATCTCACCGTGGTCTCCTTGTTCTACGGGAATATTATCTACATATACATGCAACCAGGAAATAATTCTTCTCAGGACCAAGGGAAATTCCTTACCCTCTTCTACAGCTTGGTTACCCCCATGTTGAACCCTGCCATCTACACCCTGAGAAACAAGGACGTCAAAGGTGCACTGAAGAGGCTTGTGTCAAGAAAACAAAGTGACAGTGACTTTTCCTAA
- the LOC101435145 gene encoding olfactory receptor 2G6-like, translating to MERANDSTFTGFILLGFSDKPHLETALFVVILIIYLLSFVGNGTIILLSIMDSHLHTPMYFFLSNLSFMDLCLTTCTIPQTLVNFKGKDKTITYGGCVAQLFIASGLGGVECVLLSVMAYDRYAAVCHPLRYTVIMYPQLCLQLVVTAWLGSFGNSVVQTALTMSLPLCGKNHVDHFFCEIPVMLKLACTSTSINEAELFAIGLFFLVVPLSLILLSYGHIAHAVLKIKSAQGRWKAFGTCSSHLLVVVIFFGTLISMYLQTPSRYSQDVNKSIALFYTFVTPLLNPLIYTLRNKEVKEALRRLVGRAIDSRES from the coding sequence ATGGAAAGAGCTAATGACAGCACCTTCACTGGATTCATTCTACTGGGCTTCTCTGATAAGCCTCACCTGGAAACAGCTCTCTTTGTGGTTATCCTGATCATCTACCTTTTGAGCTTTGTAGGCAATGGCACCATTATACTTTTGTCAATTATGGACTCCCATCTCCATACTCCtatgtatttcttcctctccaacctctcATTCATGGATCTTTGTTTGACTACTTGTACTATTCCTCAGACCCTGGTCAACTTCAAGGGGAAGGACAAGACCATAACCTATGGTGGCTGTGTGGCCCAGCTCTTCATTGCCTCAGGACTGGGGGGAGTAGAGTGCGTCCTCCTGTCtgtcatggcctatgaccgctatgcaGCTGTCTGCCATCCCCTCCGCTACACGGTGATCATGTATCCCCAGCTCTGCTTACAGCTGGTGGTAACAGCGTGGCTTGGAAGCTTTGGTAATTCTGTGGTGCAGACAGCATTGACCATGTCTCTTCCCCTCTGTGGTAAAAACCACGTCGACCATTTCTTCTGTGAAATTCCAGTGATGCTGAAGCTGGCCTGCACCAGCACCTCCATCAATGAGGCTGAACTCTTTGCCATCGGTCTCTTCTTCTTGGTGGTGCCCCTCTCACTCATCTTACTGTCCTATGGTCACATTGCCCATGCAGTCCTGAAGATAAAGTCAGCACAGGGTAGGTGGAAAGCTTTTGGAACTTGTAGTTCTCACCTACTCGTAGTCGTCATTTTCTTCGGCACGCTCATCTCCATGTACCTCCAGACTCCTTCCAGGTATTCTCAGGATGTGAACAAAAGCATCGCACTCTTCTATACTTTTGTGACTCCCCTGCTGAATCCCTTGATTTACACTCTGAGGAACAAGGAAGTCAAAGAGGCACTAAGGAGACTAGTGGGGAGAGCCATAGACTCTAGAGAGAGCTAA